The Streptomyces puniciscabiei genomic interval CGCCGCACGGTCCACGGTGAACGGGGCGTGCCGCATGCGCAGCCGGGGGTGGCCGCGGTTCTCGCTGTAGGTGGTGGGGCCGCCCCAGTACTGCATCAGGAACAGGGCGAGGCGCTCCTCGGCCGGACCCAGGTCCTCCTCCGGGTACATCGGCCGGAGGAACGGGTCCTCGGCGACTCCCTCGTAGAAACGGTGGACCAGCCGGCGGAAGGTCTCCTCCCCGCCGACCTGCTCGTAGAAGGTCTGCTCCTGAAGCGTGCCGCGCCGAATCTCATTCACGTCCCCATGGTCTCAGACCGGGTGACCCAGGACTCAAGGCCTAGGACTCTACTGTGGACCCATGGGTGCCCACGACGCCGAGACCGACCGCCTGGCCGTCGCCGCGCGCGAGGCGCTGGTGCGGGAGATCGACGCCGAGGGAGCCTTCGCCGGGGACCCGGTGTGGCGTGAGGCGTTCGCGGCGGTGCCCCGGCACCTGTTCGTGCCGTACTACTACGTCGCCGGACCGCGCGGCTACGAGCGCCGCTGGGGCGAGAGCCCCGAGCCCGAGGCCCGCGAACGCTGGGTGCGCGGCGCCTACGAGGACGTGCCGCTGGCCACCCGGCTGCGCGACGGCGAGCTGGTCTCCTCCAGCAGCCA includes:
- a CDS encoding globin, encoding MNEIRRGTLQEQTFYEQVGGEETFRRLVHRFYEGVAEDPFLRPMYPEEDLGPAEERLALFLMQYWGGPTTYSENRGHPRLRMRHAPFTVDRAAHDAWLRHMRVAVEELGLSEEHETTLWNYLTYAAASMINTPD